In Desulfovibrio gilichinskyi, a genomic segment contains:
- a CDS encoding alanine/ornithine racemase family PLP-dependent enzyme, with the protein MNTPYLEIDLAKVFSNTQKLVKMFGDRNIDITGITKVALGEPKIANCLIAAGITSIGDSRISNIKRMHQAGVKAAFTLIRTPSMTEIYDVVKYADVSFNSELSIIAELSDAAIKQNKIRDIVLMVEMGDLREGILEQDLNQAIEKVIPLKGVNLIGLATNLACFSGVKPSKAKMDQLSRLAEECEKEFSIKFRIVSGGNSANFNWLFENTDLGRINNVRLGESIFIGRETLSRKHIKGLYLNAITLVAGVIESKVKPSLPDGEVGQDSFGNTTTFVDKGNIVRTILAIGKQDVHISGLTPLSDVDIIGSSSDHLILDTTRSPLHTGEQVRFSLDYAALLSCMTSPFVGNSYI; encoded by the coding sequence ATGAACACTCCCTATCTTGAAATAGATTTAGCAAAAGTATTCAGCAACACACAAAAACTGGTTAAAATGTTCGGGGACAGAAACATTGATATTACAGGCATAACCAAAGTAGCTCTGGGTGAACCGAAAATTGCGAATTGCCTGATTGCTGCCGGTATAACTTCGATTGGAGATTCAAGAATTTCCAATATTAAACGCATGCATCAGGCAGGCGTAAAAGCCGCATTCACTTTAATCAGAACTCCATCGATGACAGAAATATACGATGTGGTGAAATATGCAGACGTTAGCTTCAATTCAGAACTATCGATAATAGCAGAACTTTCTGATGCTGCTATTAAACAAAATAAAATCCGCGACATCGTTTTGATGGTTGAAATGGGAGATCTGCGCGAAGGTATCCTTGAACAGGACCTTAATCAGGCGATTGAAAAAGTAATCCCGCTTAAAGGTGTTAACCTAATAGGTTTAGCCACCAACCTCGCCTGTTTCAGCGGGGTTAAACCCTCTAAAGCAAAGATGGATCAATTGTCGCGCTTGGCCGAAGAATGCGAAAAAGAATTTAGCATTAAGTTCAGGATCGTATCAGGCGGCAATTCTGCAAACTTTAATTGGTTATTTGAAAATACGGATCTAGGCCGGATTAATAATGTCAGACTCGGTGAATCCATTTTCATAGGACGCGAAACGCTCTCCCGTAAACATATTAAGGGGCTGTATCTTAACGCAATTACTTTAGTTGCCGGAGTAATTGAGTCCAAAGTTAAACCGTCTCTTCCAGATGGAGAAGTGGGACAGGATTCGTTCGGCAACACGACAACCTTTGTGGATAAAGGAAATATTGTCAGAACTATTCTTGCTATCGGCAAGCAGGATGTTCATATCTCAGGACTGACTCCATTATCAGATGTTGATATAATAGGGTCCAGCAGTGATCACCTGATATTAGATACGACACGTTCCCCTTTACACACCGGCGAGCAGGTAAGATTCAGCCTTGATTATGCAGCACTGCTTTCGTGCATGACTTCACCATTTGTCGGTAATTCATATATCTAG